AATCTTTTGGGTAGTATAATTTAAAACGGGTAAAGAATCTAATGGAAAATATGCCAGCTCTAAACTTTCTTCATCTTTTTTCAACTTTCCACTTATATCCATAGCTTTAAAGATAACAGTGGCATTGTATATCTCATCCCCATGAGGAAATTTATAATAAAACTCCTTACCAGAAGCTACTCCTAAAATTTCTAAGTGATTTGTAATAAGTCCTGTTTCTTCATACAACTCTTTTTTAGCTGTCTCTTCAAAACTATCGCCCAATTCCATACCGCCTCCTGGAATTCCCCAATCTTCTGTGTCGGAACGCAATTGTAGTAATAACTCATTATCGTTATTCATCAC
This window of the Solibacillus isronensis genome carries:
- a CDS encoding NUDIX hydrolase: MSYIESLRSIIGTAPIIAPGSAIIVMNNDNELLLQLRSDTEDWGIPGGGMELGDSFEETAKKELYEETGLITNHLEILGVASGKEFYYKFPHGDEIYNATVIFKAMDISGKLKKDEESLELAYFPLDSLPVLNYTTQKILEKIELIK